A genomic region of Zea mays cultivar B73 chromosome 6, Zm-B73-REFERENCE-NAM-5.0, whole genome shotgun sequence contains the following coding sequences:
- the LOC109940345 gene encoding acyl transferase 5, whose amino-acid sequence MASITVTKKSQSFVVPSSTATTTPTTDTLELSAIDRVPGLLHMVRSLHVFRGKDATARSDAAAAASSRPADVIRAALSRALVDYRPFAGRFVGSLCTGEASVECTDDGAWFVDAVTDCSLDDVNGLDYPLMISKEELLPAAEEGVDPTSIPMMMQVLQDTRK is encoded by the exons ATGGCGAGCATCACTGTGACAAAGAAATCCCAGTCCTTCGTTGTGCCATCGTCCACGGCAACGACGACTCCGACTACCGATACGCTCGAGCTGTCGGCCATCGACCGCGTTCCGGGCCTGCTCCACATGGTGCGGTCCCTGCACGTGTTCCGCGGCAAGGACGCCACCGCCCGCAgcgatgctgctgctgctgccagcaGCAGGCCGGCCGATGTGATCCGCGCGGCGCTGTCCCGCGCACTGGTGGACTACCGCCCGTTCGCCGGCCGTTTCGTTGGCTCACTGTGCACCGGGGAGGCGAGTGTCGAGTGCACCGACGACGGTGCGTGGTTCGTGGACGCTGTCACGGACTGCAGCCTCGACGACGTGAACGGCCTCGACTACCCGCTCATGATCTCCAAGGAAgagctgctgccggctgcagaggAAGGTGTTGACCCAACCAGTATTCCGATGATGATGCAG gtattacaagacacaagaaaataa